In a genomic window of Phenylobacterium koreense:
- a CDS encoding helix-turn-helix domain-containing protein: MPLDTGGVTSLDFRNDRDRKAGRRNIPTPTIDAAPDIGAALRAVREFKGLNLQDLADSTRIRRSYLAAIEEMRIEELPSRPFTIGYIRAYAAALGLDGDAAVERFRRDEPTPDTALRAPIGVEEGKDPRLTMVIGGGLLVIAAIVLWNVAQRAMTQDAPPPHTAPASAMAKAKLAAPAGPVALGAPLPAPVESTTPTPYETPGLDIATAAGGSSDAVEAAKAAAAAAPKTEPALPAQPLPPIFVAGAAIYGAPPHTSTVTLQARKGASLIVRGDSGAVYFARQLSMGEAYRVPNLKGLHLEVSDPAAFQVFVAGESKGLMPAAITTAAKLAG; this comes from the coding sequence ATGCCGCTCGATACTGGCGGGGTTACAAGTTTGGACTTCCGCAACGACCGCGACCGCAAGGCCGGGCGCCGCAACATCCCGACTCCCACGATCGATGCCGCGCCGGATATTGGCGCTGCGCTCAGGGCCGTGCGCGAGTTCAAGGGCCTCAACCTTCAGGACTTGGCGGATTCTACGCGGATCCGTCGCAGTTACCTCGCCGCCATTGAAGAGATGCGGATCGAGGAGCTCCCTTCCCGCCCCTTCACCATCGGCTACATCCGCGCCTACGCCGCGGCCCTCGGCCTGGACGGCGACGCCGCGGTCGAACGCTTCCGCCGCGACGAGCCGACGCCGGACACCGCCCTGCGCGCGCCGATCGGGGTCGAGGAGGGCAAGGATCCGCGGCTGACCATGGTGATCGGCGGCGGCCTGCTGGTGATCGCCGCCATAGTGCTCTGGAACGTCGCCCAGCGGGCGATGACCCAGGACGCCCCGCCGCCCCACACCGCGCCCGCCTCGGCGATGGCCAAGGCCAAGCTGGCCGCGCCCGCAGGCCCGGTCGCGCTCGGCGCGCCGCTGCCGGCGCCGGTCGAGTCGACCACGCCGACGCCCTACGAGACCCCCGGCCTGGACATCGCCACCGCGGCCGGCGGCTCGTCCGACGCGGTCGAAGCCGCCAAGGCGGCCGCCGCGGCGGCCCCGAAGACGGAACCGGCGCTCCCGGCCCAGCCCCTGCCCCCGATCTTCGTCGCCGGCGCGGCGATCTACGGCGCCCCACCCCATACCTCGACCGTGACCCTGCAGGCTCGCAAGGGCGCATCGCTGATCGTCCGCGGCGACAGCGGCGCGGTCTATTTCGCCCGCCAGCTCTCCATGGGCGAGGCCTATCGGGTGCCGAACCTCAAGGGCCTCCACCTGGAGGTTTCCGACCCTGCCGCCTTCCAGGTTTTCGTGGCCGGCGAGAGCAAGGGCCTGATGCCCGCCGCCATCACCACCGCGGCCAAGCTCGCAGGCTAG